One stretch of Microvirga lotononidis DNA includes these proteins:
- a CDS encoding RNA-binding S4 domain-containing protein, giving the protein MREDRQRLDKWLWFARFAKTRTLAAKLVAGGFVRLNGQRTDNAAKAVAIGDVITLALARTTLVVRVESLGERRGPAPEARQLYIDLNQDNAALVSDPDKG; this is encoded by the coding sequence ATGCGTGAGGACCGGCAGCGGCTCGACAAGTGGCTGTGGTTCGCGCGCTTCGCGAAGACCAGGACGCTGGCGGCCAAGCTGGTCGCCGGCGGCTTCGTCCGGCTCAACGGCCAGCGCACCGACAATGCCGCCAAGGCGGTTGCCATCGGTGACGTGATCACTCTCGCGCTGGCCCGGACGACCCTGGTGGTCCGGGTCGAAAGCCTCGGCGAGCGGCGCGGCCCTGCGCCCGAAGCAAGGCAGCTCTACATAGACCTCAACCAGGACAACGCAGCGCTTGTCAGCGACCCCGACAAGGGCTAG
- the fdxA gene encoding ferredoxin FdxA produces MTYVVTENCIKCKYMDCVEVCPVDCFYEGENMLVIHPDECIDCGVCEPECPAEAIKPDAEPGLEQWLKLNADMAKSWPNITIKKDAPADAKEFDGVAGKFETYFSANPGEGD; encoded by the coding sequence ATGACCTACGTCGTCACTGAAAATTGCATCAAGTGCAAATACATGGACTGCGTCGAGGTATGCCCGGTCGATTGCTTCTACGAGGGCGAGAACATGCTCGTCATCCATCCCGACGAGTGCATCGATTGCGGCGTCTGCGAGCCGGAATGCCCCGCCGAGGCGATCAAGCCGGATGCGGAGCCGGGCCTTGAGCAATGGCTCAAGCTCAATGCCGACATGGCCAAGAGCTGGCCCAACATCACCATCAAGAAGGATGCGCCTGCCGACGCCAAGGAGTTCGACGGCGTTGCGGGCAAGTTCGAGACGTATTTCTCGGCCAATCCGGGTGAGGGCGACTAA
- a CDS encoding CarD family transcriptional regulator, whose amino-acid sequence MTTAKKSAQRLGFKSGEAIVYPAHGVGRITAIEEQEIAGFKLELYVVSFDKDKMVLRVPTGKASSVGMRKLAEPALVQKALDVLTGRARVKRTMWSRRAQEYEAKINSGDLIAVTEVVRDLYRSEAQPEQSYSERQLYESALDRVVREIAAVNKITDTEALKLIEQSLAKSPRRAKGAEAEGDDLQEEAA is encoded by the coding sequence ATGACAACCGCCAAGAAGTCCGCCCAGCGCCTTGGGTTCAAGTCCGGTGAAGCGATTGTGTATCCCGCTCACGGTGTCGGCCGCATCACGGCCATCGAAGAGCAGGAAATTGCAGGCTTCAAGCTGGAGCTCTACGTGGTCTCCTTCGACAAGGACAAGATGGTCCTTCGCGTTCCGACCGGTAAAGCTTCCAGCGTGGGCATGCGCAAGCTTGCCGAACCGGCCCTGGTGCAAAAGGCTCTGGACGTGCTGACGGGTCGTGCTCGCGTGAAGCGCACCATGTGGTCGCGCCGCGCGCAGGAATACGAGGCGAAGATCAATTCCGGCGACCTGATCGCCGTCACGGAGGTCGTGCGCGATCTCTATCGCTCCGAGGCTCAGCCCGAGCAATCCTACAGCGAGCGCCAGCTCTACGAATCCGCCCTCGACCGCGTGGTTCGCGAGATCGCCGCAGTGAACAAGATCACGGACACGGAAGCCCTCAAGCTCATCGAGCAGAGCCTTGCCAAGTCCCCGCGTCGTGCCAAGGGCGCCGAAGCCGAAGGCGACGACCTTCAGGAAGAAGCCGCCTGA
- a CDS encoding RNA polymerase factor sigma-32: MGEISGVRRRFVRAAMNAPFLEREEEHLLAVRWKENRDEAALHQLTAAHMRLVIALAARFRHYGLPMADLVQEGHVGLLEAAARFEPEREVRFSTYATWWIRASVQDYILRNWSIVRGGTSSAQKALFFNLRRLRARLTRGGEERISSDVHAKIAEAIGVSKADVALMDARLSAPDTSLNAPVLDADASNSAERVEFLVDNSPLPDESVTDVIDTERRVRWLQQALEVLNERELRILRARRLDDEQVTLEFLGDRLGISKERVRQIENRALEKLKRALVEKYPQASGAFV, from the coding sequence ATGGGAGAAATCTCAGGGGTTCGCCGCCGGTTCGTCCGCGCTGCCATGAATGCACCTTTTCTCGAAAGGGAAGAGGAGCATCTTCTTGCTGTGCGCTGGAAAGAGAACCGCGATGAAGCGGCGCTTCATCAACTGACTGCTGCCCACATGCGCCTCGTGATCGCGCTGGCAGCCCGTTTCCGTCACTACGGCCTGCCGATGGCCGATCTCGTTCAGGAAGGCCATGTGGGGCTTCTCGAAGCCGCCGCTCGCTTCGAGCCTGAACGCGAAGTTCGTTTCTCGACCTATGCGACCTGGTGGATCCGCGCCTCCGTGCAAGATTACATCCTTCGCAATTGGTCAATCGTCCGCGGAGGAACGAGTTCCGCCCAGAAAGCGCTTTTCTTCAATCTGCGCCGCCTGCGCGCCCGCCTGACTCGTGGTGGCGAGGAGCGGATCTCGTCGGACGTGCATGCGAAGATCGCCGAGGCGATCGGCGTGTCCAAAGCCGACGTGGCCCTCATGGACGCCCGTCTCTCGGCGCCCGACACGTCCCTCAATGCGCCCGTCCTGGACGCCGACGCATCCAATTCCGCCGAACGCGTCGAGTTCCTGGTCGACAACAGCCCGCTGCCCGACGAGAGCGTCACCGACGTGATCGACACCGAGCGCCGCGTGCGCTGGCTGCAGCAGGCGCTGGAAGTGCTCAACGAGCGCGAATTGCGGATCCTGCGCGCTCGTCGTCTCGACGACGAGCAGGTGACCTTGGAGTTCCTGGGCGACCGGCTCGGCATCTCGAAGGAGCGCGTGCGCCAGATCGAGAACCGGGCCCTGGAAAAGCTCAAGCGCGCTCTGGTCGAAAAATACCCCCAGGCCTCGGGCGCATTCGTTTAA
- a CDS encoding M48 family metalloprotease codes for MSTIRQRGSFSLLGSVLLAALVAGCSGFGNDVSLPANAPRVLGPDRDRDHLRLVRAFGGEGRAPQLQQMLTDVTNRLVMATDRPDEAFQVTILNSPVVNAFALPNGRLYVTRGLLALANDTSEVAAVLSHEIAHVTLRHASQRSELQARSDLIERVAENVLNDAEEAAMAQSQARSALASFSRAQELEADQTGVKVLARAGFDPYGAPRFLTALGRSSASSDSSTAERNASHPRTDDRVARALQAARRTGMEGTGETGRLAYLTALDGLSYGDDPADGVVKGRRFIHSRLGVAFEAPEGFTLENTSQAVLGSSGDSERRLLFDAADTPLGQSLEDVLRSTWTDTIEPGTLTIGTVNGLPVVTALSNGKEWTFRLSAIRIGNTTFRLIMATRGNRGDLEAIFQQTLNSVRQVQPDEARRIRPLKLQIVTAQRGDTVQNLAARMPVDRALDKFLLLNGLNRNDTIKIGERYKIVVE; via the coding sequence ATGAGCACAATACGTCAGAGAGGTAGCTTTTCGTTACTTGGCAGCGTCCTGCTTGCAGCTCTTGTCGCGGGCTGCTCGGGCTTCGGCAACGACGTCTCGCTGCCGGCCAATGCACCGCGGGTCCTCGGCCCGGACCGAGACCGGGATCACCTCCGGCTCGTGAGGGCGTTCGGCGGCGAAGGCCGGGCCCCGCAGCTCCAGCAGATGCTGACCGACGTGACCAACCGGCTCGTGATGGCCACCGACAGGCCCGACGAGGCCTTCCAGGTGACGATCCTCAACTCGCCGGTGGTCAATGCCTTCGCGCTGCCGAACGGACGGCTTTACGTGACGCGAGGGCTCCTGGCGCTCGCCAACGACACCTCGGAGGTTGCGGCCGTGCTCTCGCACGAGATCGCGCACGTCACCCTCCGTCATGCATCCCAGCGCAGCGAATTGCAGGCCCGCTCGGACCTGATCGAACGCGTGGCCGAGAACGTGCTGAACGATGCCGAAGAGGCTGCCATGGCCCAGAGCCAGGCCCGTTCGGCCCTGGCCAGCTTCTCGCGGGCGCAGGAGCTCGAGGCGGATCAGACCGGCGTGAAGGTCCTGGCGCGGGCGGGGTTCGACCCCTACGGGGCTCCGCGCTTCCTGACGGCCCTCGGACGCTCGAGCGCCAGTTCGGATTCGTCGACCGCCGAACGGAACGCTTCCCACCCGAGGACGGACGACCGGGTGGCGCGAGCGCTCCAGGCGGCGCGGCGGACGGGCATGGAGGGAACAGGCGAAACGGGTCGCCTCGCCTATCTGACGGCCCTCGACGGCCTCTCCTATGGCGATGATCCGGCCGACGGCGTCGTGAAGGGCCGCCGTTTCATCCATTCGAGGCTCGGCGTCGCCTTCGAGGCACCGGAGGGCTTCACCCTGGAGAATACCTCCCAGGCCGTGCTGGGCTCTTCCGGCGACAGCGAGCGCCGCCTCCTGTTCGATGCCGCCGATACGCCGCTCGGTCAGAGCTTGGAGGACGTGCTGCGGTCAACCTGGACGGATACGATCGAGCCCGGCACCCTGACGATCGGCACGGTGAACGGCCTGCCCGTGGTCACCGCCCTGTCGAACGGCAAGGAATGGACCTTCCGCCTCTCAGCCATCCGGATCGGCAATACCACGTTCCGGCTCATCATGGCGACCCGGGGGAACAGGGGAGACCTGGAAGCCATCTTCCAGCAGACCCTCAACAGCGTCCGCCAGGTGCAGCCCGACGAGGCCCGCCGGATCAGGCCGCTGAAGCTGCAGATCGTCACCGCCCAGCGCGGCGACACGGTCCAGAACCTGGCGGCCCGGATGCCCGTCGACCGGGCACTCGACAAGTTCCTGCTGCTCAATGGTCTCAACAGGAACGACACGATCAAGATCGGCGAGCGCTACAAGATCGTCGTCGAGTAG
- a CDS encoding thermonuclease family protein, which produces MTGSALRTLVTIGLGLGLAFAASSGRAQPAASGRPVTVCTAEARPDRLQDLSPEGDLVLTSLGPARLAGIRLPEGPPHRDQALAWLRDRAGEPSLVQDTGHADRWGRKSVRIRSVGTMPSLDWSHSLIEAGLAITDAGLDAPFCQRELLALEATARERHLGLWADDRYKPMDVNQPERLRDRIGNFILVEGRVRSIGERKQRTYLNFGGHWAEDFTIIIPRNTWKQMSDRGMGAEALRGQRIRARGVLQPWQGTAFSIVVPDMIERLEGGRLPR; this is translated from the coding sequence ATGACGGGATCAGCCCTACGGACATTGGTGACCATCGGCCTCGGCTTAGGTCTCGCATTCGCCGCGTCGAGCGGGCGGGCGCAGCCTGCCGCGAGCGGGCGCCCCGTAACCGTCTGCACCGCCGAGGCGCGGCCGGATCGCCTGCAGGATCTCTCTCCGGAAGGGGATCTTGTTCTGACCTCCCTCGGCCCGGCCCGTCTCGCCGGCATCCGGCTCCCTGAAGGGCCTCCCCATCGCGACCAGGCCCTGGCCTGGCTGCGGGACCGCGCAGGCGAGCCCAGCCTCGTTCAAGACACGGGGCATGCCGACCGCTGGGGCCGCAAATCCGTCCGGATCCGGTCCGTCGGCACGATGCCTTCCCTCGATTGGAGCCACAGCCTCATCGAGGCCGGTCTCGCGATCACGGATGCCGGCCTGGATGCCCCCTTTTGCCAGCGGGAATTGCTCGCTCTCGAGGCCACTGCCCGCGAACGACACCTTGGTCTTTGGGCCGATGACCGCTATAAGCCCATGGACGTCAATCAACCCGAGCGTCTGCGGGACCGAATCGGCAACTTCATCCTGGTCGAGGGTCGCGTCAGAAGCATCGGCGAGCGCAAGCAGCGGACCTATTTGAACTTCGGGGGGCACTGGGCAGAAGACTTCACGATCATCATTCCTAGGAATACCTGGAAGCAGATGTCCGACCGGGGCATGGGCGCCGAGGCGCTCAGAGGCCAGCGGATCAGGGCCCGAGGCGTTTTGCAGCCTTGGCAGGGGACAGCCTTCTCCATTGTCGTTCCGGACATGATCGAACGCCTTGAAGGCGGCCGCCTGCCACGATGA